ACCACAAGGGGGTGGCTTACAAGCGCAGATTCAACCTCTGCAGTACTTATCCTGTGACCTGCAACATTCAAGATATCATCTTCCCTACCCTGTATCCAGAAGTAACCATCCTCGTCTATCCTCCCAACATCCCCTGTAAGGTAAATGTTGGGGAATTTACTCCAATAGGACTCAATGTAACGTTTCTCATCCTTGTAAAGTGTTCTGAACATCGCCGGCCATGGAGTCTTAATTACAAGGTGCCCACCTTCACCCCTTAAACTGTTACCATCATCATCTAATACATCAGCTTTTATCGTTGGGAAGGGTTTATATGCTGAACCTGGTTTCAATGGGCTTATAGGTAAAGGTGTTATAATGTGCATTCCTGTTTCGGTCTGCCACCATGTATCCATTATAGGACATCTTCTTCCACCAATATTTTCATAATACCACATCCACGCCTCTGGGTTTATAGGCTCCCCCACAGATCCTAGCAACCTCAAACTGCTCAGATCATGATCTTGGGGCCACTTTTCACCGTATTTCATGAACATCCTCACTAGGGTGGGTGCAGTGTAGAATATTGTAACCCCGTAATCTTCTATCATCTTCCAAAGTCTTCCAGGGTCTGGATAGTCTGGAGCGCCATCATATAAAATTGATGTGGCCCCTGCTATCAAGGGTCCATAAACTACGTAACTGTGGCCTGTTATCCATCCTATGTCTGCTGTGCACCAATAGATGTCATCGTCTCGGATGTCGAAGACGAATTTCATTGTTGTGTAGGTTCCCACAGCGTATCCTCCATGTGTATGTACCACGCCCTTGGGTTTGCCTGTCGTTCCTGAGGTGTAGAGTATGAACAATGTGTCCTCGGCTCCTAGTATTTCGGTTTCGCATTCTTTTTCTTGTCCTTTTAGGAGGTCGTCCCAGAAGACGTCTCTTCCCTCTTTCATATCCACTTCTGTCTTTAAGTGTTCTACAACTATGACCTTCTCTATGGTCGGTATATCATCTATGACTGTGTCTAATGTGTCTTTGAGTTTTATAAGTTTTCCTCGTCGGTGAAACGCGTCAGCTGTTATCACTATCTTCGATCCCGCGTCTATTGCCCTTTCTTTGAATGCTTTGGCCCAGAATCCTGAGAAGACTACGCTGTGTATTGCCCCGATTTTTGCGCATGCCAGCATTGCAATGGGCAGTTCTGGTATCATCGGAAGATAAATGCTTACTCTATCCCCCTTCCTGACTCCTAATCCTTTCAGAGCATTTGCTAATCGGTTCACTTCCCTGTAGAGGTCGAAGTATGTTAATTTCCTTCGCCTACCATCCTCTCCTTCCCATATGTAGGCTATTTTATTTTTTCTCCACCCTTTAGCGTGCCTATCAAGTGCATTGTGGACTATGTTAAATTTACCATCTGCAAACCATTTGGCATATGGAGGATTCCATTCTAATATTTTAGTATAGGGTTCGAACCAGTCCAATTCTTGTGCTAACTCGTCCCAGAACCATTCTGGGTCTTCTTCACATCTTTTAATGAGTTCAGAGTAACCTTTTATATTCCTTTCGTCCATCCATTTCCTAATATTGCTTTCTTTAACAAGTTCTTCTGGTGGATAGAATATTCTCTTCTCATGGAGTAATGCATCTAGATGGTCGCTCATAAATTCTCACCTTATATGTATTTTTGGTTTGAGATAATATTTTAAAGTTATATTTAGGGGATTTGGTCTATGAAATGTTCCGATGCTATCATAAAATTATTAGAAGACGCTGGTATAAAATATGTTTTCGGTCATCCAGGTGAACATGTATTACCCCTTTATGATTCCATGAGGACCTCAAGCATTGAACACATACTTTTAAGGCATGAACAAGGGGCTGCGCATGCAGCGGATGGGTATGCGCGCGCATCTGGGGAAATCGGCGTCTGCATATCCACAGGGGGTCCAGGTGCCCTGAATCTTGTTATGGGTGTTGCAACAGCCTATAAGGATTCCATACCATTAATCGTGATCACAGGGGATATTCCACGGAACCAGATAGGGTTAAACGTATTCCAGGAAGTTGAATTGGAGAAAATATTCAAGCCAATCACAAGATACACCTTCAAACCAAGAAATGGTGAAGAAACCATATCAATGTTGAAAAAGGCCCTAGTATATTCTAGTAGAGAACCTATGGGCCCCATCCACATTAACATAAATAAGGACATATTCCAAGAGGAGATAAGGGAAGATTTACTAATAGAGGAGGTAGAATATTCTCCCATGAGGGATTATACTAGCATGGGAGAGGCTATCAGCTTATTAGAATCGTCTAAAAGGCCTCTCATAGTTGCAGGTGCTGGTGTGCTCTGGAGTCGGGCCGAAGATGATCTCAGAGAACTTATAGAAGCCCATAATATACCAGTTGCGACAACATATCCTGCGAGAGGTGTTATAGGTGAAGATCATCCACTATGTTTGGGTATGATAGGCACGAGGGGCACTCCCACAGCTAATTATGCCGGGAAAAACTGTGACTTGATCATAGCATTAGGTTCCAGAATATCTGAAAGAACCATAATAGGGTTTGGAGATTCGCCAATAATACATGTGAATATCGACAAGAAAACATTCAAAGGCGATGTTAATCTCCAAATGGATGTTAAGGAATTCATAGAAATAATAAAATCCAAAGTGAGTTCCTATACTGATTGGATCAGAGAATTGAAGGAGTATTCGACTAAGAATCCCCCAGCATATGATGATCCGCCGCTCTTGAAAGATTATCCCCTTAAACCCAGCCAAGTTATATCCAGGATATTTGATCTGGCCCCTGATGCTATTGTAGTGAATGATGCTGGAAGCCATACAACGTGGGTTACACTTTATAGGAGGGTCTTGGAAAGCCGTTCATTAATATATTCAGGGGCGTTCGGGCCTATGGGCTATGGACTTCCAGCATCAGTTGGAGTCGGCTTGGCAAGACCCGGAAAGAAGATAATTTTGATAGTAGGTGATGGAGGTTTTCAGATGACCATGCAAGAGCTTGGGACAATAATGGAGAGGAAACTGCCTATTATAATATGCATATTGAATAATTCCAGTTTGGGTATAGTAAGGCAATGGCAGGAGATGGAGTATGGCGAAAGCTACCAAGTCCATCTTAAAAATCCGGATTTTGTTAAATTAGCAAGATCATATAATATAAAATCTTTTAGGATAGAAAAGCCAGAAGAGTTAGATGATACATTTTCAAGTATTCTTCAGATGAATGAGCCAATTTTGGTTGAAATAAAAGTTGAGGAAGAAGATATCCCATTGCCGCCAAATTTTATCGATTAAAGGGGGCTTCCAACTGATGGGGGTGAATCTCCT
The nucleotide sequence above comes from Methanothermobacter tenebrarum. Encoded proteins:
- the acs gene encoding acetate--CoA ligase produces the protein MSDHLDALLHEKRIFYPPEELVKESNIRKWMDERNIKGYSELIKRCEEDPEWFWDELAQELDWFEPYTKILEWNPPYAKWFADGKFNIVHNALDRHAKGWRKNKIAYIWEGEDGRRRKLTYFDLYREVNRLANALKGLGVRKGDRVSIYLPMIPELPIAMLACAKIGAIHSVVFSGFWAKAFKERAIDAGSKIVITADAFHRRGKLIKLKDTLDTVIDDIPTIEKVIVVEHLKTEVDMKEGRDVFWDDLLKGQEKECETEILGAEDTLFILYTSGTTGKPKGVVHTHGGYAVGTYTTMKFVFDIRDDDIYWCTADIGWITGHSYVVYGPLIAGATSILYDGAPDYPDPGRLWKMIEDYGVTIFYTAPTLVRMFMKYGEKWPQDHDLSSLRLLGSVGEPINPEAWMWYYENIGGRRCPIMDTWWQTETGMHIITPLPISPLKPGSAYKPFPTIKADVLDDDGNSLRGEGGHLVIKTPWPAMFRTLYKDEKRYIESYWSKFPNIYLTGDVGRIDEDGYFWIQGREDDILNVAGHRISTAEVESALVSHPLVVEAAVVGKPDILKGEEIAAFVILKEDVKPTQHLKGVLREHVRKEIGPIATPSYIGFVDDLPKTRSGKIMRRIIKAKLIGEDVGDTSTLANPEAVDELEKAL
- a CDS encoding thiamine pyrophosphate-binding protein, with translation MKCSDAIIKLLEDAGIKYVFGHPGEHVLPLYDSMRTSSIEHILLRHEQGAAHAADGYARASGEIGVCISTGGPGALNLVMGVATAYKDSIPLIVITGDIPRNQIGLNVFQEVELEKIFKPITRYTFKPRNGEETISMLKKALVYSSREPMGPIHININKDIFQEEIREDLLIEEVEYSPMRDYTSMGEAISLLESSKRPLIVAGAGVLWSRAEDDLRELIEAHNIPVATTYPARGVIGEDHPLCLGMIGTRGTPTANYAGKNCDLIIALGSRISERTIIGFGDSPIIHVNIDKKTFKGDVNLQMDVKEFIEIIKSKVSSYTDWIRELKEYSTKNPPAYDDPPLLKDYPLKPSQVISRIFDLAPDAIVVNDAGSHTTWVTLYRRVLESRSLIYSGAFGPMGYGLPASVGVGLARPGKKIILIVGDGGFQMTMQELGTIMERKLPIIICILNNSSLGIVRQWQEMEYGESYQVHLKNPDFVKLARSYNIKSFRIEKPEELDDTFSSILQMNEPILVEIKVEEEDIPLPPNFID